Within Streptomyces albofaciens JCM 4342, the genomic segment CCGCCGCGATCTGCCCCGGCTGCGCCTTCCCACAGTTGAAGGCCCCGCCCAGGACATACGTACTCGGCCCGCCGACCGCGGCCATCGACCCCCAGAAGTCGGTGGTGGTCGCCTGGTAGGCGACGTCGCGCAGTTGTCCGGCGAGGCGGCCGTTTTCGATGCGGAAGAAGCGTTGGCCGGTGAACTGGAAGTTCACCGGGGGAGCGGAGGGCATACCTCTCCGATCAGCGTCTGTGCAGGTCAGACGGTGTTTCACGGTCCACCCTCGATCCGTGTTGATACCGGTTGAAACCGGACTGTACGGGGTGTGGTGACGGCTTGGTGCCGACTTTTGGCGGGGTGCTGCGGATCTTCGATGCTGATCGTAGACGCCGGGCCTACGGGGCAGGGTGGTCCCCGGCCAGAACGGCGAGATGAGCACGAGCGGACTGGGAGAGGCTGTCCAGCAGAGCCTTCCCCTTGGCCGCTGTAGCGAGGGAAGGCTGCCCGATGATGCCGTTGGTGGTGTACCCGGCCATGCCCAGTGTCAACAGATGCGGACGGGTGGGAGCTGAGTGATCATCCTGCTCGATGCCGTCGTGTACGAGGTGCGGAGCGCCGTGCAGGAGCAGAGACACCTCGAACTCTCCGCCGTGCATGTCGCCGGGGCTACTGCTCTCCAGGCCGGCTTCCTGGCGGGCGCGGGTCCGATCCTCGCTGACGGGGAAGAGGGCTACGCGGGGGCCGTCTACGTTGGCCTCCTGGGCGACGTTGGACAGCACGTAGTTGCCACCATGCCCGTTGACGATCATCAGCCCCGGCACGCCGGACGCCTTCAGCGACCGCCAGATGTCGTTGACGACGGCGTACAGGGTCGCGGCGCTGATGCTCACGGTGCCTGCCATGCCTGCCACGCCTGCGTGCTCGTGGGAGCAGGAGACGGTGATGGGCGGCAGGAGGAAGAGGCCGTGATCGTCGGCGATCCGCTTGGCGATCATGCACGCAATGGCGGTGTCCGTCGTCAGAGGCAGGTGGGCGCCATGCTGCTCGAAGCTCCCCACAGGCAGTACGGCGATGGTCGGACCCTTGCGGCGCTCGTCCTCGGACGTGGCCTGGGTGATCAGATCGTCCATGTCCTTAGCATCCCTCATGGTTTCCGGCCGAACTAGGTCGTAAGTCGGTCGCGAACGATCTGAAGGCGCTCGGTGAAGGCCGCTACGGCAGGAACCTTTTGACGTGGCGGGACGGCGCGAGCCACGGCTGTCAGCTCAGCCAGGGTCCGGGCCGAACCGGTCTGCGCGACGATGGCAAGAGCCTTCCCGGCGGCTTCCGCGCACGGCTCGGGTTCACCGGCCTTGGCGTAGGCACGGGCGAGGCGTGCGAGGTAGACGCTGCGGTCGTTCCGGAAGACCTGGGGGAGGGCTGCGATCTCCTCCTCGAAGAGACGGATGGCGCGTGACGGATCACCAAGATCGATCCAGCAATTGGCGCGCTGGATCTCCACGTAGGTCGGGGTGCAGTACGACGTATCGAGAAGGGCCTTCGGATCGGCCTCGCACGTCCGTGACGCCAGCTCGTGAGCCTCGTCGAACTTGCTCAGAGCGGCCTGCGGGTCTCCTTGGAGAGCGTGGCCGGCGGCCTCTTGCAGCGCCGCGAGTGCGGAGAGCTGAGGCGTCCTGTTCGGTACGTACTGGGCTGCCTGAGCCAGGCCGACGGCCCGCGCCGGGCTTCCTTGAGCAGCGGCCTGGTGGCTCTTGCGGAACAGCAGGTATGACTGCATGTGATGGTCGGCGGCTTCCTGTGCCCATTCCATCGAACGGTCAGACCAGTACGCCGCTGCCGTGAAGTCACCCAGATCTTGATACAACCACCCGAGGAATTCCGCGGTCTGGCTGCCCACATGCAACAGCCTGCGCCGCACCGGACCATTGGCAGTGTCCAAAAGACGGGCGATGGTCTTCGCGTCATGATTGACCGTGGCCAGCGGTTGTCTCGCCCCGAAGTAATTCGCACTCTTGTAGCGCTGGGGTAGCTGACTCTCAATGAGAGTCGCGGTGAATTCCGGATCGGCCAGGTCCTCGCCAGACGTCGCAACCCACAGATCATCAGTCGGCTCGGAGTCGATGGCTGGCTCGGGCGGCGTCAGCAGAACGGCCTCCGCCGGCACCTCCGCGCCCTCCTCCCAGTCCCGGCGCATGAGGCCGAGCATGTGCCCGGGGATGCGGAGCCCATCGGCCACACGCTCGACAACGGCCATGTCCTTGATGATCCGCTGCCCCTGGATGACCTCACCGACCCGGCTCGGTGTCAGGTCACAGCGCCGCGCGATGAGAGCCGGGTAGAGACCTGCCCGCTTAACGATCTTAAAAATGCGCGAAAAGTCGCGTTCGTAGCACGCTTTGATCATTTCGGCGTCGTTCAAGATGCGCGCGGGGAGGTCTTGCGGCGGTTCGGACTTGGGCATGAGCGATGCTCCGATGGACTCAGCCTGGATCGCTGTGACGCTTCCCTCGCGATGTTACCCACCGTGGGTAATCACGCTGATGTCGATTCCGGAACAACTGGCCCTGATCCTGCTGCGTATGAAGTCCGATGCGACGGTGAGCAATGGGGACTCGGCAGAGAGCCGATGGCCCCTCAGCGCTCGCAGCGTCGGCCTGGCTCGCGCCGAGTTGAGTGACCTGTTGATCAAATGGGACCTGAGCACGGTGGTTGACGAAGCGCTGCTGGTGCTCTCCGAGATGGTCACCAATGCGGTCAGGCACGGGCGCGCGACTGCCGAGCGCGAGATCGAAACGCGGTATCTCCGCGTACCGGATGGCGTCCGGATCGAGGTGCGCGACTGGGCGGACGAACGCCCGGTGATCCGCGTACCGAGCGATACGGGTGGTTGGGGCCTGCGCCTCGTCGGCGAACTGTCCGCCCGCTGGGGCGTGGACGAACGCGCCGGGGCCGGGAAATCCGTATGGGCCGTGGTGACGGCCCCTGAGGGAAGCTGAGCGTGATGGATGACCGACTGATGGCCTCTCGGGTACGGCGGGGAGACCAAGTACGGCTGCGGGGCCGGTTGCAGGAAGTGAAGGCGGTCCGCCCCGACCGGGCGTCGTCCAGGCGCCCCACGGTGGTCCTGGTCTTCAAGGGGCACCCGTCGGAGCGGTTCACCGCCGACACCTGGCTCTGGGGACGCGACCGGAAGAGGTCGCGCTGATGGTGGTCAAGGCGATCTACCGGTTCGTGGACTGGGTGTTGCAGCTCGACACGTCGGGCAGCCCGCCGATCTTCGAAATGAAGTGCATGAAGTGCGACGCGGCCTCCGGTGCCTTCGAGGACCCGGCGCCAGCTCAGAACTGGGCGCTGAAGCACGCGGGCCGCGAGGGTCACACCCTCTTCCAGGCCGTGAACCTCTCGTACTTCCGAGCGACGGCGGTAGGGGAGACCCGGTGATGCGCCGGGGCTGGAGGAACGCGCGCCGGGGGCTCCGATGGGCCGCGGGGATAGCTGACGAGGCGACCCTCCGAGCGCAAGAGCAGTGGTGGCGGCACGTGACCGACCGAAGGTTGTTCCGCCTCTTCGACCGCGAGCGCGCCCGGCTGACCGCAAGGAGCCCACGCGGTTGCCGGCGCTGCGCGCAGCAGTGCCCAGCCCCAGGAACGGTCCTAGTCAAGAAGGAGCGGGGCTGGCCTCTGGCGTAACCCTGGTCGGGGCTGCTGGCCGAGCCCGGCCAGCGCCTCCCCCCGAACTCCCTTGGTGATCACAGGCCGTACGACTTCCGACTCTGTCCGCTCCGCAGGGTCGTGAACGCGAACGGTCGCGTCACTGGGGGCGGCGGTCCGGCTCTGTCGGCTCCCCTTCAGGGCCGGACCGTGATCGACAACCCAAGATGCAAGACCGGACCACCCCTCGCCTGGACAGCTTCCGGGGTGGCCCGGGTGGGGTTGCCGTGGTGTGCATGTGCGGTTGCCCTGCTTGATCAGTGATCCGGTGAGCAGGGAAGGGACTTGAGTCGATGGACGCCTTCGGCGGCGAGGGGTTGGCGGCCCACGGGTTCGACCCTGACGAGACGGTGTGGGTCCGGGGTGTGGACTACGTGACCGGTTGGCGCCAGGCTCGGGAAGTCGGCGCGGCCCCGATGGAGGCTTTGGCGGAAGCGAAAATCGACGTGATGAGTCTCAAGGCGCTTGCAGGTTGCGTCGCGGCGGGGCAGGGCGAGGCGACGAGAGCAATCGCGCCCGGATCCTCGACACCGAAGGTAATTACTTTGCGACGTGGAGTGACTTGATTGAGTAATTATAGAAGGCGGGATGAAGGCCCCAATGCCCCGCTTAGCTGGCTGGCGTGGAAGGCTCAGATCAACGGTTCTCCTTGGCGTGGTTCGTTGGAGTACCTTATTTACTCTGATGCCATCTTAGGGGAGTCAAGTACCTCAACTTTCGGCCCTATGTTTCTACATTCGGTCATCAATGGGCTGCATGCCAATCACCTTAGCGGTAGCCTGATGCCCTGCCTATCTTTGCGTATCGACTCTCACTTGCCGCGGGGTGACAGTGGGACACTTTTTCCGATCGACATAGACGGAGTTGCCAACCTAGAGATTGATGATGAGGTGGCCTGCCTGCTATCGCTAATAACCGGGGCTCGGATGCGGTCGGGCGGGATAGTCAGAGTCTTTGAACCCGATGGCGACCCGTTGGGCGTGCCGAACTATTTCGCTCACAGGCCTCCTGACTGGTCGTCCCCGCGTTTTCCTGGCAAGAGGCTTTACCCGAGCGCTCGCGGTGCAGACATCACTAATGTTGCGAAATGGATGCAAAAATATGAAAAGTTGGGGCGTGATGACGCTGTCGTGCTTATAAGATCCGCGCGGCAGGTAAGAGACGCGTTGTGGGTGTCCGAGACCGACCCCGAGCTGTGCTGGCTGCTCCTGGTATCAGCACTGGAGGCGCCAGCATCGCGACACGCCATCCCGCGGGGAATGGATCCGTCCGACATGCTGACGAAGGAAATGTCAGCACTTGCTCACAATGTTGAGATGGCGGGCGGAGCTGACCTGTTGCGGGTGGTTGCCGCCGAATTGGTTCCCATCGTTAAAGCAACGAGTCGATTTTTGAACTTCGTAGACTCCTTCTGCCCCGATCCGCCAAAACTCAGACCTCTCGATTCGGTGAGGTTGCCATGGGGTGAGATCCGAAAAAGAGTGGGACAGGTTTACTCGTATAGGTCGAAGAGGCTACATGAAGCCAGGCCGTTTCCGAAACTGATGTGCAATGCGCCAAAGGAAGCCCCAATCGTTGCTGCGGAAGTTCCCTCCGCGTTGGTCGAAAGGGGGGCTGCCTCCGTCAAGGGTGCCGAACCATTGCCTATGCATCTGCATATGTTCGGGTATATAGCGCGTGGGTGTATATTAAACTGGTGGGATAGTCGAGCCGTGTTGGCGAAGTAATCTCGCTACCGCGAGCAATATTATCGTTTCCGTCTAGGAGGCTTGATAGGGGGACTTTTCGTAGATTAGGCGCCACGTCTGCTTGCTTTGCCTGAGATGGCGGGGCAAAACAGTAACTCCCCTAGGCACACCACACCCCGGCCGGTTCTCGTCAAACATGCGGGCGGGCGCCGGCCGGGCTGGGATGGGGCGGAGACACGAGCGCAGGTCCGGTCGGGAACCGGGCCGCGCACGGGGAGCGGAGCGAGCCGCCATCCCTCGTACGACTGGTTCCTGGACCAGTTCAAGGCAGCGGCCAGGGCCGCGGGGACTCCCCGGTACACGCCCAAGAGCTTCCGGCGCTTCTTCGTCTCGGAGGCCATCCACGCGGACATCCCGCTCTTCGAGGTCGCGGCTTGGGTGGGGCATCGGACCACCAGGACGACGGAGCTGGTGTACGGGCACCTCGTCCGCAGGGCGATGGAACGAGGTGCCCGGACCATGCACAACCGCTTGGGACTGAACCTGGCCCCCTTCAAGGGGCTCATCGCCCCGCCCCGGCTGACACCGGAGGAGGGCGACATGGGCGACGACTGGGACGACGTCGCGTAGGCGGTCGCAGGCGGTTCTCCGAAGGTGGTTTCCCGTGGCGTCGTGTCGACCTGGTGCTGACTTCGGCCCTCCTAAGCGATCTTGCTACGAGCGGCCGGACTCGCTGGAGGTGTTCAGGATGTTCACGTTCCTAAACAGCGCCGACGGGCACCCGTGCGACACCGCCGCAATCTGCCCTGGCTGCGCCTTTCCGCAGTTGAAGGCCCCTCCGAGGACGTACGTCTGCGGGCCTCCGATAGCTGCCATGGAGCCCCAGAACTGCGTGGTACTTCCCTGATAGGCAACATCCCGGAGCTGCCCGCAAAGCCGGCCGTCCCGGATGAGATATGCCCTCTGCTGTGTGAACTGGAAGTTGTACCGCTGCATATCAATCGACCAAGACCGGTCCCCCACCACATAAATCCCCCGCTCCACCCCGGAGATCAGCTCCTCCGTGCCGGGGCCCTGCGGGGCGGGCTGCAACGACACGTTCGCCATGCGCTGGACGGGGACGTGGGCGGGGGAGTCGGCGTAGGCGCAGCCGTTGGAGCGGGGGGAGCCGGTGAGTTTGGCCATGCGGCGGTCGAGTTGGTAGCCGACGAGGGTGCCGTTCTTGATGAGGTCCCAGGACTGGGCGGCCACGCCCTCGTCGTCCCAGCCGATCGTCGCCAGGCCGTGTTCGGCGGTGCGGTCGCCGGTGACGTTCATGATTTCGGAGCCGTAGGCGAGTTCGCCGAGCTGGTCGAAGGTGGCGAAGGAGGTGCCCGCGTACGCGGCTTCGTAGCCGAGGGCGCGGTCCAGTTCGGTGGCGTGGCCGATCGACTCGTGGATGGTCAGCCAGAGGTTGGAGGGGTCCACGACCAGGTCGTAGCGGCCGGGGGTGACGCCGGGGGCGCGGAGTTTCTCGGCCAGGTGGGCCGGGATCTCGGCCAGTTCCGCGTCCCAGTCCCAGTGGCCGCCGGTGAGGTACTCCCACCCTCGGCCCGCCGGCGGGGCCAGGGTGCGCATGGAGTCGAACTCGCCGCTCGTCGGGTCCACGGCGACCGCGGTCAGCTCCGGGTGGAGGCGTACGCGTTGCTGGGTGGTGCTGGTGCCCGCCGTGTCGGCGTAGAACTTGTTCTCCTGGACGGTCATCAGGGTGGCGTCCGCGTGCGCGACGCCCTTCGCGGCCAGCAGGCGGGCGCTCCACTCGGCCAGCAGGCCGGTTTTGTCCGCGTCCGGTACGTCGAACGGGTTGATCTCGTAGGAGGAGATCCAGGTGCGGTCGGGGTAGGCGGGTTCGTCCGCCAGCTCGACACGCTCCGTGGAGCCGGCTGCCTCGGTCACCTTGGCGGAGAGCTTGGCCATGGCCACCGCCTGGCCGGCCACCCTCGCCGCGGCGTCCATCGTCAGGTCGACGCCGGCGGCGAAGCCCCAGGCGCCGTTGTGCACCACGCGCACGGCGTAGCCCAGGTCCGTGGTGTCGGAAGCCTCCGAAGGGCGGGCGTCCCGCAGCCGCCAGGACGCGCTGCGCAGCCGCTCCAGGCGGAAGTCCGCGTGCTCGGCGCCCAGCGCGCGGGCCCGCGCCAACGCGGCGTCGGCCAGTGCGCGCAGGGGCAGGGCGAGGAAGGTCTCGTCGATCGAACGAGGCATGACAGGCAAGGCGTCCTCCCGTGGTCGGCGCCATGAATCATGCCCTGCCCGGGGCGTCCGGCCCACCCCGAGGGGGACCCGGACGGCGGCATCTTCTGTAGGGACCCGACAGTGACCGGCGTGCGCGCCTGTCCGGGCTCGATTCTCCGTACGAGGCCGGTGACCGATAGTTTCGTAGCGAACGCAGGTCGGACAGGACACGGAAAGGGTGATCTCTTGAGCCGCTCGGTTCTGGTCACCGGAGGCAACCGCGGCATTGGCCTCGCCATCGCCCGGGCCTTCGCCGAGGCAGGCGACAAGGTCGCCATCACCTACCGCTCGGGGGAGCCGCCCGAGGGATTTTTGGCCGTGAAGTGCGACATCACGGACGCCGAGCAGGTCGAGCAGGCCTACAAGGAGATCGAGGAGAAGCAGGGCGCGGTAGAGGTGCTGGTGGCCAACGCCGGCGTCACCCGCGACCAGCTGCTGATGCGGATGTCCGAGGAGGACTTCGCGTCGGTCCTCGACACCAACCTCACCGGTACGTTCCGGGTGGTCAAGCGCGCCAACCGCGGGATGCTGCGGGCGCGCAAGGGCCGTGTCGTGCTGATCTCCTCCGTCGTGGGCCTGCTGGGCTCCGCGGGCCAGGCGAACTACGCCGCCTCCAAGGCGGGCCTGGTGGGCTTCGCCCGGTCGCTCGCCCGTGAGCTGGGCAGCCGTAACATCACCGTCAACGTCGTCGCGCCCGGTTTCGTCGACACCGACATGACCCGTGCGCTCACCGACGAGCAGCGGGAGGGCATCGTGAAGCAGGTGCCGCTCGCGCGCTACGCGCAGCCCGAGGAGATCGCCGCCTCGGTCCGCTTCCTGGCCTCCGACGAGGCCGCGTACATCACCGGAGCCGTCATTCCCGTCGACGGCGGATTGGGCATGGGTCACTGATCAGCATGAGTGGAATCCTCGCAGGCAAGCGCATCCTCGTCACGGGCGTACTGACCGAAGCCTCGATCGCCTTCCAGACCGCCAAGGTGGCCCAGAACGAGGGCGCCGAGGTCATCCTGACCGGCTTCGGCCGGCTGTCGCTGGTGGAGCGGATCGCCAAGCGGCTGCCCAAGGAAGCGCCGGTCATCGAGCTGGACGTGACCAACCAGGAGCACCTGGACGGGCTGGCGGACAAGATCCGTGCGCACCAGGGCGACGACGCCCGGATCGACGGCATCGTGCACTCCATCGCCTTCGGCCCGCAGGGCGCCTTCAACTTCCTGGAGGCGAGCTGGGAGGACGTGTCCACCGCGGTGCACGTCTCGGCGTACTCGCTGAAGTCGCTGACCATGGCCTGCCTGCCCCTGATGGGCCGCGGCTCCTCGGTCGTCGGCCTCACCTTCGACGCCCAGACCGCCTGGCCGAAGTACGACTGGATGGGCGTGGCCAAGGCGGCCCTGGAGGGCACCAGCCGTTACCTGGCCCGCGACCTGGGCCCGCGGGGCATCCGCAGCAACCTGGTCTCGGCCGGCCCGATCAAGTCGATGGCCGCCAAGTCCATCCCGGGCTTCGAGGAGCTGGCGGACGTGTGGAACCACCGCGCTCCGATCGGCTGGGACCTGACCGACCCGGAGCCGGCCGGCCGCGGTGTCGTCGCCCTGCTGTCGGACTTCTTCCCGAACACCACCGGCGAGATCGTGCACGTCGACGGCGGCGTGCACATGATGGGCGCCTGACGCCCGTGACGTACGGCGGCATCAGGGGTGCCTGACGCCCGTCGGCGACTGCAATGACGCGACGCTGCCCGCCCCGGTCCGCCGGGGCGGGCAGCGTCGCGTCGTACGGGCCTCGCCCGCCGTGGGATCAGCCGGTGCGCCGAGCGCCGAGCCGGCACCCGAACGGGTGGGTGCTCGCCTCCGCCGCGGCGCGTTCGTCGTCGCCCGCGCGGATCGCCGCCACCAGCCGCGCGTGGTCCACATGCGCCTCGGGCCGCAGTACGTCGCCCACGTCGGCGCGCAGGAACTCCCGCAGTACGCCGCCGAGGTCGGCGTACAGCTCGGCCAGCACCTCGTTGTGGGCGGCCGCGACGACCGCCATGTGCAGGGTCGCGTCGGCCTCCACGAACGCGGTCGCCGCGCCGGACTCCCAGGCCCGCTCGCGCCGCTCCAGCGCGGTGTCGAGCTGCCGCAGGTCGTGGTCGGTACGGCGGCGCGCGGCCAGCTTGGCCGCCGCGGCCTCCAGCGCGCTGCGCAGCTCCGCCACGTGCTCCGGGTCGGCGTCCGCGAAGCGTCGGTTCATCACCCCGGCCAGCTCGCTGGTCGCCGCCACGTACGTACCGGAGCCCTGGCGGATGTCCAGCAGACCGTTGTGCGCCAGTGCCCGTACGGCCTCGCGGACGGTGTTGCGGGCCACGCCGAGCTGTTCGACCAGCTCCGGTTCGGTCGGGATGCGGGAGCCCACCGGCCATTCGCCGGAAGTGATCTGCGCCCGCAGCTGCGTGATCACCTGGTCCGCCAGCGCGGAGCGCCGGGGCGAGGTCAGTGGCATGTCAGCGCTCCAGTGGGACAAGGGCCGGGGGCCCGACGGTAGGCACCGCGAGAGGATAGCGAGCCGGTCGCCGACACCGGGCCGACGGCCCGCGTGGCCGGGCAGGACGCACGCCGGGCGCCTCCGGGCGTCCCCGGTGCGCGCCCCGAAATCCCTGGACAACCATTCATCCCATGATTCTATGATGAGCCGCATGGCAGACGACTCCCTCGCGACGCTCGGCCCCGGTGCCGGGTCCTCCGGCCCGCCACCGGACCGGCACACGAGCGCACCGGACCGGCTCACGCGCGCACCGGACCGGCTCACGCGCGCCCCGGTCCGGCCGGAAGCCGCACCGGGACCGCACCACCACCCCCCGGTTCCCGGCCGCGCCGTGCCGATCGTCATGATCCTCGGCCTGTTCCTGGCCGCCCTCAACCTCCGCCCGGCCATCACCAGCCTCGGCCCGCTCATGGAGGAGGTTCGGTCCGGCCTGGGCATGAGCGCGACCGTCGCCGGCCTGCTCACCTCCGTACCGGCCCTGTGCTTCGCGGTCTTCGGCGTCGCGGCCCCGCGGCTGGCCCGGCGCTTCGGCCCCGGCGCGGTCGTCTGCGCGGGCATGGCCGCCATCGCCGCGGGCATCGTCGTACGGCCCTACACGGGCAGCACCGCCGGCTTCCTCGCCGCCACCGCACTGGCCCTCGCGGGCATCGCGGTCAGCAACGTGCTGCTCCCGGTCGTCATCAAGACCTG encodes:
- a CDS encoding ATP-binding protein translates to MSIPEQLALILLRMKSDATVSNGDSAESRWPLSARSVGLARAELSDLLIKWDLSTVVDEALLVLSEMVTNAVRHGRATAEREIETRYLRVPDGVRIEVRDWADERPVIRVPSDTGGWGLRLVGELSARWGVDERAGAGKSVWAVVTAPEGS
- a CDS encoding TldD/PmbA family protein, with the translated sequence MPRSIDETFLALPLRALADAALARARALGAEHADFRLERLRSASWRLRDARPSEASDTTDLGYAVRVVHNGAWGFAAGVDLTMDAAARVAGQAVAMAKLSAKVTEAAGSTERVELADEPAYPDRTWISSYEINPFDVPDADKTGLLAEWSARLLAAKGVAHADATLMTVQENKFYADTAGTSTTQQRVRLHPELTAVAVDPTSGEFDSMRTLAPPAGRGWEYLTGGHWDWDAELAEIPAHLAEKLRAPGVTPGRYDLVVDPSNLWLTIHESIGHATELDRALGYEAAYAGTSFATFDQLGELAYGSEIMNVTGDRTAEHGLATIGWDDEGVAAQSWDLIKNGTLVGYQLDRRMAKLTGSPRSNGCAYADSPAHVPVQRMANVSLQPAPQGPGTEELISGVERGIYVVGDRSWSIDMQRYNFQFTQQRAYLIRDGRLCGQLRDVAYQGSTTQFWGSMAAIGGPQTYVLGGAFNCGKAQPGQIAAVSHGCPSALFRNVNILNTSSESGRS
- the fabG gene encoding 3-oxoacyl-[acyl-carrier-protein] reductase, with the translated sequence MSRSVLVTGGNRGIGLAIARAFAEAGDKVAITYRSGEPPEGFLAVKCDITDAEQVEQAYKEIEEKQGAVEVLVANAGVTRDQLLMRMSEEDFASVLDTNLTGTFRVVKRANRGMLRARKGRVVLISSVVGLLGSAGQANYAASKAGLVGFARSLARELGSRNITVNVVAPGFVDTDMTRALTDEQREGIVKQVPLARYAQPEEIAASVRFLASDEAAYITGAVIPVDGGLGMGH
- a CDS encoding creatininase family protein, which encodes MDDLITQATSEDERRKGPTIAVLPVGSFEQHGAHLPLTTDTAIACMIAKRIADDHGLFLLPPITVSCSHEHAGVAGMAGTVSISAATLYAVVNDIWRSLKASGVPGLMIVNGHGGNYVLSNVAQEANVDGPRVALFPVSEDRTRARQEAGLESSSPGDMHGGEFEVSLLLHGAPHLVHDGIEQDDHSAPTRPHLLTLGMAGYTTNGIIGQPSLATAAKGKALLDSLSQSARAHLAVLAGDHPAP
- the fabI gene encoding enoyl-ACP reductase FabI, translating into MSGILAGKRILVTGVLTEASIAFQTAKVAQNEGAEVILTGFGRLSLVERIAKRLPKEAPVIELDVTNQEHLDGLADKIRAHQGDDARIDGIVHSIAFGPQGAFNFLEASWEDVSTAVHVSAYSLKSLTMACLPLMGRGSSVVGLTFDAQTAWPKYDWMGVAKAALEGTSRYLARDLGPRGIRSNLVSAGPIKSMAAKSIPGFEELADVWNHRAPIGWDLTDPEPAGRGVVALLSDFFPNTTGEIVHVDGGVHMMGA
- a CDS encoding FadR/GntR family transcriptional regulator, with protein sequence MPLTSPRRSALADQVITQLRAQITSGEWPVGSRIPTEPELVEQLGVARNTVREAVRALAHNGLLDIRQGSGTYVAATSELAGVMNRRFADADPEHVAELRSALEAAAAKLAARRRTDHDLRQLDTALERRERAWESGAATAFVEADATLHMAVVAAAHNEVLAELYADLGGVLREFLRADVGDVLRPEAHVDHARLVAAIRAGDDERAAAEASTHPFGCRLGARRTG